In Flavobacterium endoglycinae, one DNA window encodes the following:
- a CDS encoding MDR family MFS transporter, whose product MLKTAFNHYINNFKGFTREIWILTLITFINRAGTMVLPFLSKYLKEDLHFTYNQVGWIMVSFGLGSMLGSWLGGKLSDKIGFYKIMIFSLFTSGVSLFFVQYITTFWGLCIAMFILMTIADMFRPAMFVSLGAYAKPENRTRALTLVRLAVNLGFAAGPALGGIIIMAMGYSGLFWVDGASCILSISIFALLVKEKKKVEHDDKAESTSDIKSVFHDTIFWVFLFVSFITAIIFFQLFTTLPLYHSEQFGLSEFQTGLLMTLNGLLIFALEMPTVGFMERKGFPKIRIIIIGSFIMAFSYILLLINIWAGILVIAMICISIGEILTFPFSNAFALSRAPRGQEGRYMALYTMSFSLAHIVSSKVGFEIISDFGYQINWLFMACIGFLATCCCLWIKKALLLEKKK is encoded by the coding sequence ATGCTAAAAACCGCTTTTAACCATTACATCAACAATTTTAAAGGATTTACTAGAGAAATTTGGATACTTACATTAATCACTTTTATAAATCGTGCAGGTACAATGGTACTGCCTTTTTTATCAAAATATTTAAAAGAAGATCTCCATTTTACTTATAATCAGGTTGGATGGATAATGGTTTCATTTGGTTTAGGTTCTATGCTGGGTTCATGGCTTGGCGGTAAACTTTCGGATAAAATCGGTTTTTATAAAATCATGATTTTCAGTTTGTTTACCAGCGGTGTCTCCCTTTTCTTTGTACAATATATTACGACTTTCTGGGGACTTTGCATTGCAATGTTTATCTTAATGACTATAGCTGATATGTTTAGACCAGCGATGTTTGTGTCGTTAGGTGCTTATGCCAAACCCGAAAATAGAACTCGTGCTTTAACACTGGTACGTCTTGCCGTAAACTTAGGTTTTGCTGCTGGTCCGGCTCTTGGAGGTATAATTATTATGGCAATGGGCTATTCAGGACTTTTTTGGGTTGATGGTGCTTCTTGTATTCTTTCGATATCTATTTTCGCTCTATTGGTAAAAGAAAAGAAAAAGGTAGAACACGATGATAAAGCCGAAAGCACATCTGATATAAAATCTGTTTTTCACGATACCATTTTTTGGGTTTTCTTATTTGTGAGTTTTATTACCGCGATTATTTTCTTTCAGCTGTTTACGACTTTACCTTTATATCATAGTGAACAATTTGGTTTGAGCGAATTCCAAACTGGATTATTAATGACCCTAAACGGGCTTTTAATATTTGCTCTCGAAATGCCAACCGTTGGTTTTATGGAAAGAAAAGGATTTCCTAAAATCAGAATTATCATAATTGGATCTTTTATAATGGCTTTCAGTTATATATTACTCCTTATAAATATTTGGGCTGGAATACTTGTTATAGCTATGATTTGTATTTCGATTGGAGAAATTCTCACCTTTCCTTTTTCAAATGCTTTTGCCTTAAGTCGTGCTCCACGCGGACAAGAAGGCCGTTATATGGCTTTGTATACAATGAGTTTCAGTTTAGCACATATTGTAAGTTCTAAAGTGGGTTTTGAAATCATATCTGATTTTGGCTATCAAATTAACTGGCTATTTATGGCTTGTATTGGCTTCTTAGCAACTTGCTGCTGTCTTTGGATTAAGAAGGCGCTACTTCTCGAAAAAAAGAAATAA
- a CDS encoding BlaI/MecI/CopY family transcriptional regulator, with protein sequence MQKLTNKEEEIMHILWKLKKAFVKEIQAEILEDQPHYNTLSTIVRNLEDKGYVAHNAFGNTHQYYPIVSIEDYRKGFMSTAIDNYFNSSYKSMVSFFAKEEKISADELREILEMIENPKNEK encoded by the coding sequence ATGCAAAAACTAACCAACAAAGAAGAAGAAATCATGCACATTTTATGGAAGCTGAAAAAAGCTTTTGTAAAAGAAATTCAAGCAGAGATTTTAGAAGATCAGCCACATTACAATACTTTGTCAACCATTGTACGTAATTTGGAAGATAAAGGATATGTAGCACACAATGCTTTTGGAAACACACATCAATATTATCCTATTGTAAGCATTGAAGATTACAGAAAAGGTTTTATGAGCACGGCGATAGATAATTATTTTAACAGCTCTTATAAAAGTATGGTTTCGTTTTTTGCGAAAGAAGAAAAAATTTCTGCCGACGAATTACGAGAAATCTTAGAAATGATCGAAAATCCAAAAAACGAAAAATAA
- a CDS encoding DUF1684 domain-containing protein gives MKKGLILICLLTFGFGFSQKKFNRAETEKFQKQINSEYADAKTSPLMEEDLKTFKTLDFYPINGKYFVNAKFVKAQNEKVFEMKTTGARTPQYIKYGTLFFTLEGKEMQLNVYRNIELSKQKEYKDHLFLPFSDLTCGKESYIGGRYIDLKIPKGNTIAVDFNQAYNPYCAYNHKYSCPLVPLENDLKVEIKAGVKTFH, from the coding sequence ATGAAAAAAGGCTTAATCCTAATATGTTTACTGACTTTTGGTTTTGGTTTTAGTCAGAAGAAATTCAACCGTGCTGAAACAGAAAAATTTCAAAAGCAGATTAACTCTGAATATGCTGATGCTAAGACAAGTCCGTTAATGGAAGAAGATCTGAAAACCTTTAAAACTTTAGATTTTTATCCGATTAATGGAAAGTATTTTGTAAATGCAAAATTCGTAAAGGCTCAAAATGAAAAAGTTTTCGAAATGAAAACAACAGGAGCAAGAACTCCGCAATATATTAAGTACGGAACATTGTTTTTTACTTTAGAAGGGAAAGAAATGCAGTTGAACGTATACAGAAACATTGAGCTTTCTAAACAAAAAGAATATAAAGATCATTTGTTTCTGCCTTTTTCTGATTTAACATGCGGAAAAGAAAGCTACATTGGCGGCAGATATATTGATTTAAAAATTCCAAAAGGCAATACAATTGCAGTTGATTTTAATCAAGCTTACAATCCGTATTGTGCTTATAATCATAAATATTCTTGTCCGCTTGTTCCTTTAGAGAACGATTTAAAGGTAGAAATTAAAGCGGGAGTGAAAACTTTTCATTAA
- a CDS encoding MCP four helix bundle domain-containing protein produces the protein MKDLKKYSNKTKAAFVLLIVMLLILLGNFNTLQNSKNVNENINAIYKDRLVVAHYIFQYSKQLHFIKGEAEKLDLSDNIKKDEIIHTLNIIHNIDDLYAKTVLTNKEKQYFDTFLSACKEINHQVENKNWNKIASSSAEALKTLDALSQIQIEEGKLKLAAANTMYSKNNSLGQLQIALLIILGGITFYLLIKKIKKTIKIPEPPSLN, from the coding sequence ATGAAAGACTTAAAGAAATACAGTAATAAAACTAAAGCTGCTTTTGTTTTATTGATTGTAATGCTTTTGATTCTGTTAGGAAACTTCAATACACTACAAAATTCCAAAAACGTAAACGAAAATATTAATGCTATTTACAAAGACCGTCTTGTTGTAGCACATTATATTTTTCAATATTCCAAACAGCTTCATTTTATAAAAGGCGAAGCTGAAAAATTAGATTTAAGTGACAATATTAAAAAAGACGAAATCATTCATACACTCAATATTATTCACAACATTGATGATTTGTACGCCAAAACTGTTTTAACAAATAAAGAAAAACAATACTTCGATACATTTTTAAGCGCCTGCAAAGAAATAAATCATCAAGTAGAAAATAAAAACTGGAATAAAATTGCCAGTTCAAGTGCCGAAGCTCTAAAAACTTTAGATGCTTTATCGCAGATTCAGATTGAAGAAGGCAAACTAAAACTAGCTGCAGCAAACACCATGTATAGCAAAAACAATAGTCTCGGACAGCTTCAAATCGCGCTTCTGATTATTCTTGGAGGTATTACTTTTTATCTCTTAATCAAAAAAATAAAGAAAACCATTAAAATTCCTGAACCACCTAGTTTGAATTAA
- a CDS encoding M56 family metallopeptidase: protein MEALFIFIAKASGLITLFYFAYYFLLRKETFFNSSRWFLLAGLLTSVILPFVIYTKVIWIDPAPVVYEPVSYVPIANHNYIPSHTSQIAEEEPFEINWNLVSLAVYTLGFAAFMIKFGIDFYSLNSVLKGKKIEQQEDFKFVDVNENIAPFSYFDYIVYNSSLYSEAELQSILEHEKVHSDQYHTVDVIISRIFCILFWFNPIIWLYKKAILQNLEFIADNEASKKISDKKAYQYTLLKITTHETCVAITNHFYQSLIKKRIVMLNKNQSKKWHYWKYYAIIPALGAFVLLFQIKTIAQEKKRAQENEITVSKNQDSEIFKISKSTTDQELKDLTAKLKTDHNIDIKISDVKRNSKNEITAIKIRMVKENGKMQIIEMNSSDAIKDCSVVLNTDDEGNKDISLITEGQTEHPLVTRNNVVIKDFNENDADPVVGNSAVAPVAPAAPVAPVFPAEPMPPLPAIDMSKMPRPPAAPTNPKDKVAMAKFEKEMAEFEKKMEAFEPDLSNYEKQIDAIMAERSAIFEKQMEQYEVAMEKFNSNMEKFNIDMKFKYGNDSKEYENGIKQYEKDMKQYEFDMKQHEKAMQQHAKDMKQREKDMKQREKDMKQREKDLKAWEKENRKA from the coding sequence ATGGAAGCACTTTTCATTTTTATCGCAAAAGCAAGCGGATTAATTACTTTGTTTTATTTTGCTTACTATTTTTTACTCCGTAAAGAAACCTTTTTTAATAGCAGCCGATGGTTTTTATTAGCAGGACTTTTAACTTCGGTTATCCTACCATTTGTAATCTATACCAAAGTAATCTGGATAGATCCAGCTCCTGTTGTTTACGAACCGGTTTCTTATGTTCCTATTGCAAATCATAATTATATTCCTTCTCACACTTCTCAGATTGCTGAAGAAGAACCTTTTGAAATAAATTGGAATTTAGTTTCCCTTGCTGTTTATACACTTGGATTTGCTGCTTTTATGATAAAATTCGGAATTGATTTCTATAGTCTGAATTCCGTTTTAAAAGGAAAGAAAATTGAGCAGCAGGAAGATTTTAAGTTTGTAGATGTAAATGAAAATATTGCACCTTTTTCGTATTTCGATTATATCGTTTACAACTCATCGCTTTACAGTGAGGCAGAATTACAAAGTATTCTCGAACATGAAAAAGTGCACAGCGATCAGTATCATACCGTAGATGTAATTATTTCAAGGATTTTTTGTATTCTTTTTTGGTTCAATCCAATTATCTGGCTGTACAAAAAAGCCATTTTACAAAACCTAGAATTTATTGCCGACAATGAGGCTTCAAAAAAAATATCAGACAAAAAAGCGTATCAGTATACTCTTTTAAAAATAACAACACACGAAACTTGTGTTGCAATCACCAATCACTTTTATCAATCATTAATCAAAAAACGAATTGTTATGCTTAACAAAAATCAATCAAAAAAATGGCATTACTGGAAATACTATGCCATCATTCCAGCCCTAGGAGCATTTGTATTATTATTTCAAATTAAAACTATTGCACAGGAGAAAAAACGAGCACAAGAAAACGAAATTACCGTATCTAAAAATCAAGATTCGGAAATCTTTAAAATCAGCAAATCAACAACAGATCAAGAATTAAAAGACTTAACTGCAAAACTTAAAACCGACCATAACATTGATATCAAGATTTCTGATGTTAAAAGAAATAGCAAAAACGAAATTACAGCTATTAAAATCAGAATGGTTAAAGAAAATGGCAAAATGCAGATTATAGAAATGAACAGTTCTGATGCTATAAAAGACTGCAGTGTTGTTTTAAATACCGATGATGAAGGAAATAAAGACATTAGTTTAATTACTGAAGGTCAAACCGAACATCCTTTAGTTACAAGAAATAATGTCGTAATAAAAGATTTTAATGAAAATGATGCTGATCCTGTTGTGGGAAATTCTGCTGTAGCACCTGTTGCACCAGCGGCTCCCGTAGCACCTGTATTTCCAGCTGAACCTATGCCTCCTCTTCCAGCAATCGATATGTCAAAAATGCCACGACCACCTGCAGCTCCTACAAATCCTAAAGACAAAGTTGCAATGGCAAAGTTTGAAAAAGAAATGGCCGAGTTTGAGAAAAAAATGGAAGCATTCGAACCAGATTTATCTAATTACGAAAAACAAATTGATGCTATCATGGCAGAACGCAGTGCTATTTTCGAAAAACAAATGGAGCAGTACGAAGTTGCAATGGAAAAGTTCAATAGCAACATGGAAAAATTCAATATTGACATGAAGTTTAAGTATGGAAATGATTCTAAAGAGTACGAAAACGGCATCAAGCAATATGAAAAAGACATGAAGCAATATGAGTTTGACATGAAACAGCATGAAAAAGCAATGCAGCAGCACGCTAAAGATATGAAACAAAGAGAAAAAGATATGAAGCAGCGTGAAAAAGACATGAAACAACGTGAAAAAGACTTAAAAGCCTGGGAAAAAGAAAACAGAAAAGCTTAA
- a CDS encoding M56 family metallopeptidase: MEALYLYIAKSAGLVILFYCAYYFLLRKETFFTTNRWFLLTGLITSAVLPLVSYTKVIWINASPISNLNPQEIPFQPIKNEIHEINWIYVISLIYGVGFLILLIKFALDFYSLQSILKGKKIHQQADFKFIDTNENIAPFSYFEYIVYNSSMYTDTELQNIIEHEKVHSDQNHTIDVLLSRAFCLLFWFNPIIWIYKKAIVQNLEFIADKEAAKKLSDKKSYQYTLLKITTHESCVAITNHFYQSLIKKRIVMLNKNQSKKRNSWKYYVVIPALVAFVLVFQVETIAKEKQQIVQSGNGEIKSLDVYKIKKTSTDADLKEIKEKLKSIHNVDFQASEIKRNAQNQLISIKIDIKNGKQTAQSIQTSGNEAIKDFGILVTTDENGIKKIGIQTTSEQTNSSSKTTKQPKVAISNELKNKTETNADTHSSTSTKTNNNISTNISTFVTTNTNSNASTKVVTTNNGSNVTVYSSTNKTPLGSQLIIIDGEEMPAGFDIEDIDNGKVKSVSVYNGTNALAKYGDKGANGVIEIETRK, translated from the coding sequence ATGGAAGCACTTTATTTATATATCGCAAAATCGGCCGGTTTAGTTATACTATTTTACTGTGCTTATTATTTTTTACTCCGCAAAGAAACATTCTTTACTACAAACAGATGGTTTTTATTAACAGGTCTGATTACTTCCGCTGTTCTTCCTTTAGTATCTTATACCAAAGTAATTTGGATAAACGCCTCTCCTATTTCAAATTTAAATCCTCAAGAAATTCCGTTTCAACCTATAAAAAATGAAATCCATGAAATTAACTGGATTTACGTTATCTCTCTGATTTATGGAGTTGGATTTTTGATTCTCTTAATAAAATTTGCTTTAGATTTTTATAGTCTGCAATCCATTTTAAAAGGAAAGAAAATTCATCAGCAGGCAGACTTTAAATTTATTGATACTAACGAAAATATCGCTCCATTCTCGTATTTTGAATATATCGTATACAACTCATCAATGTATACCGATACTGAACTACAGAATATTATTGAACATGAAAAAGTACACAGCGATCAAAATCATACAATCGATGTTTTATTATCGCGTGCATTTTGTCTGCTGTTTTGGTTTAATCCAATCATCTGGATTTACAAAAAGGCAATTGTTCAGAATTTAGAATTCATTGCAGATAAAGAAGCAGCCAAGAAGTTAAGCGATAAAAAATCGTATCAATACACACTTTTAAAAATAACAACACACGAAAGCTGTGTTGCAATCACCAATCATTTTTATCAATCATTAATCAAAAAACGAATTGTCATGTTAAACAAAAATCAATCAAAAAAGAGAAATTCTTGGAAGTATTATGTTGTAATTCCAGCACTTGTAGCATTTGTTTTAGTTTTTCAAGTTGAAACTATTGCAAAAGAAAAACAGCAGATTGTACAATCAGGCAATGGAGAAATTAAATCTCTGGATGTGTACAAAATCAAAAAAACGTCTACTGATGCTGATTTAAAAGAAATCAAAGAGAAATTAAAATCAATTCATAACGTTGATTTTCAAGCTTCTGAAATTAAGCGTAATGCTCAAAATCAATTAATTTCTATTAAAATTGATATTAAAAACGGAAAACAAACTGCGCAGTCTATTCAGACTTCAGGAAATGAAGCTATTAAAGATTTTGGAATATTAGTTACAACAGATGAAAATGGAATCAAAAAAATTGGAATCCAAACTACTTCTGAACAAACAAATTCTTCTAGTAAAACCACTAAACAACCAAAAGTTGCTATCAGCAACGAACTAAAAAATAAAACTGAAACCAATGCTGACACTCATTCTTCTACTAGTACAAAAACTAATAATAATATTAGTACAAATATTAGCACTTTTGTAACAACCAATACAAATAGCAATGCTTCGACTAAAGTTGTAACCACCAATAATGGCTCTAATGTAACTGTTTATTCTTCAACCAATAAAACTCCTTTAGGATCACAGCTTATTATTATTGACGGTGAAGAAATGCCTGCCGGTTTTGATATCGAAGATATTGACAACGGTAAAGTTAAAAGTGTCAGTGTTTATAATGGTACAAATGCATTAGCCAAATATGGTGACAAAGGCGCCAACGGAGTAATCGAAATCGAAACTCGCAAATAA
- a CDS encoding HAD family hydrolase, protein MIKTVIFDMDGVIVDTEPVHRYAYYQQFSELNIDVSEEMYTSFTGLSTRNTFQTLKGFFPVIEHEVEDLIQRKRNIFNDAFDTKQDLYLLEGVEDLIKDLYANGMQLILASSASKVTIERVFTRFNLHQYFSHVVSGEDFPQSKPNPAIFIHAASLSIAPKEECIIIEDSTNGVKAAKGAGIYCVGYRSANSNLQDLSEADLVVSHFNELNAQKISQLKP, encoded by the coding sequence ATGATTAAAACAGTAATTTTTGATATGGACGGCGTAATTGTCGATACAGAACCCGTTCATCGTTATGCTTATTACCAACAATTTTCAGAGTTAAATATTGATGTTTCAGAAGAAATGTATACTTCATTTACTGGATTATCAACTCGAAATACTTTCCAGACCCTTAAAGGATTTTTCCCAGTTATTGAGCACGAGGTTGAAGATTTAATTCAGAGAAAAAGAAATATTTTCAACGATGCTTTCGATACCAAACAAGATTTATATCTATTGGAAGGAGTTGAAGATTTAATTAAAGATTTGTATGCAAATGGTATGCAGCTGATTTTGGCTTCTTCGGCATCAAAAGTTACTATCGAACGTGTTTTTACAAGATTTAATCTTCATCAGTATTTTTCACATGTGGTGAGCGGAGAGGATTTTCCGCAGTCAAAACCAAATCCAGCGATATTTATTCACGCTGCTTCATTGTCGATTGCCCCAAAAGAAGAATGCATCATCATAGAAGACAGTACAAACGGAGTAAAAGCGGCGAAAGGTGCTGGAATTTATTGCGTAGGTTACAGAAGTGCAAATTCTAACCTGCAGGATTTATCAGAAGCTGATCTTGTAGTCAGTCATTTTAATGAATTAAATGCGCAAAAAATATCACAGTTAAAGCCTTGA
- a CDS encoding tRNA threonylcarbamoyladenosine dehydratase — MAEWTERAELLFTKEGLENLRNANVLVVGLGGVGSFAAEFLARAGVGNMTIVDGDVVDITNINRQLPALHSTVGEPKIKIVGDRLMDINPELNLTRVKEFLSPERAFEIVSPEFDYVLDCIDSITPKLNLIIAAKRKRVKIISSMGAGGKMLASKVKVADISKTINCYFSKTIRKRLKAVKINKLKVVFSSEIQNEKSLKLTDGKNFKKSFYGTNSYMPGLFGLHAAETVIRYLIAKEE; from the coding sequence ATGGCAGAGTGGACAGAAAGAGCTGAGCTTTTATTTACAAAAGAAGGATTGGAAAACTTGCGTAATGCAAATGTATTAGTAGTAGGATTAGGCGGCGTAGGATCGTTTGCTGCTGAATTTTTGGCGAGAGCAGGAGTTGGAAATATGACTATTGTTGATGGCGATGTAGTTGATATTACAAATATTAACAGACAATTACCAGCGCTGCATTCTACAGTTGGCGAACCAAAAATTAAAATTGTAGGTGATCGTTTAATGGATATTAATCCCGAATTGAATTTAACAAGAGTAAAAGAGTTTTTATCTCCAGAAAGAGCTTTTGAAATCGTTTCACCAGAGTTTGATTATGTATTGGATTGTATTGACAGTATCACTCCAAAATTGAATTTAATTATTGCCGCAAAACGCAAGAGAGTTAAAATCATAAGCAGTATGGGAGCAGGAGGAAAGATGCTGGCTTCTAAAGTAAAAGTGGCCGATATTTCTAAAACAATCAACTGTTATTTTTCTAAAACAATCCGTAAAAGATTAAAAGCTGTAAAAATCAACAAATTGAAAGTGGTTTTTTCTTCGGAAATTCAAAACGAAAAGAGCTTAAAGTTAACCGACGGTAAAAACTTCAAAAAATCATTCTACGGAACCAACAGTTATATGCCAGGATTATTTGGTCTGCACGCAGCTGAAACGGTTATTCGTTATTTAATTGCAAAGGAAGAGTAG
- a CDS encoding BlaI/MecI/CopY family transcriptional regulator produces the protein MQKLTNKEEEIMHILWKLKKAFVKEIQAEITEDQPHYNTLSTIVRNLEEKGFVAHNAFGNTHQYYPIVTLEAYSKKYMKTAIDNYFNSSYKNMVSFFAKEEKISADELREILEMIENPKDKK, from the coding sequence ATGCAAAAGTTAACCAACAAAGAAGAAGAAATAATGCACATTTTATGGAAGCTAAAAAAAGCTTTCGTAAAAGAAATTCAGGCAGAAATAACTGAAGATCAACCGCATTACAATACGCTTTCGACTATTGTTCGAAATCTGGAGGAAAAAGGTTTTGTGGCGCATAACGCATTTGGAAATACGCATCAATATTATCCAATTGTAACTTTAGAAGCCTACAGCAAAAAATACATGAAAACTGCAATTGATAATTATTTCAACAGTTCTTATAAAAATATGGTGTCCTTTTTTGCAAAAGAAGAAAAAATATCTGCAGATGAACTGCGTGAAATTTTAGAAATGATCGAAAATCCAAAAGATAAAAAATAA
- a CDS encoding TatD family hydrolase, with protein sequence MEYFNFHTHQFTNQSNILELVNQYPQEFDASIPFYSIGIHPWYIKDGQIDFELKIIEEKLQSKNCLAVGECGLDKRIEMPLDKQIPVFEKQLLLAEKYKKPVVIHCVAAFQEVIAVKNKLNISVPLIIHGFSKNIQVAEQLIKEGFYISFGKYLLRNPDLKNVFQNVPSDRFFLETDTIEEGIEQVYNLAAEYKELELKELQSLISSNCKNIFERK encoded by the coding sequence ATGGAATATTTTAATTTTCATACTCATCAATTTACAAATCAGTCTAATATATTAGAATTGGTCAATCAATATCCGCAGGAATTTGATGCTTCGATTCCATTTTATTCTATCGGAATTCATCCGTGGTATATAAAAGACGGCCAAATTGATTTTGAGTTGAAAATTATCGAAGAAAAACTTCAAAGCAAAAATTGTCTGGCAGTAGGCGAATGTGGTTTAGATAAACGAATCGAAATGCCATTGGACAAACAAATTCCTGTTTTCGAAAAACAATTGCTTTTAGCCGAAAAATATAAGAAACCAGTTGTAATTCATTGTGTGGCAGCATTTCAAGAAGTAATTGCAGTTAAAAATAAATTGAATATTTCTGTTCCACTGATTATTCATGGTTTTTCAAAAAACATTCAAGTGGCTGAACAACTTATTAAAGAAGGTTTTTATATTTCATTCGGGAAGTATTTATTGAGAAATCCAGATTTAAAAAACGTTTTTCAAAATGTTCCTAGTGATCGTTTCTTTTTAGAAACGGATACAATTGAAGAAGGAATTGAGCAAGTGTATAATTTAGCAGCTGAATATAAAGAGTTAGAATTAAAAGAATTACAGAGTCTTATTTCAAGTAATTGTAAAAATATATTTGAAAGGAAGTAA
- a CDS encoding DUF2911 domain-containing protein, with the protein MKKLLIALAIFVAPFASEAQVRTPQASPKAYIKQTVGLTDVEVTYSRPGARGRAVFGNLVPFGKLWRTGANENTVINFSDDVVIDGKTLKKGKYSIYTIPKIESWEVIFYLSTDNWGLPENWSDAYVALRTTVKEDALPTPVETFTIGINGLDPNFAYLEMSWENSHVALKFEVPTAKTATASIEKTLSGPTWNDYYASAQYLFSSNGNIETARTYVDKALDMSAEKPYYVSRLKSLIQAKQGDKKGAVETAKASLAAAEAANNQDYVKMNKDSIAEWSR; encoded by the coding sequence ATGAAAAAATTACTTATTGCATTAGCCATATTTGTGGCTCCTTTTGCATCTGAAGCACAGGTTAGAACGCCTCAGGCGAGTCCAAAAGCTTATATAAAACAAACTGTTGGATTAACTGATGTAGAAGTTACATATTCTAGACCAGGTGCCAGAGGAAGGGCTGTTTTTGGGAATCTAGTTCCGTTTGGGAAACTTTGGAGAACGGGAGCTAATGAAAATACGGTCATTAATTTTAGTGATGATGTAGTGATCGACGGAAAAACTCTTAAAAAAGGAAAATATTCAATTTATACAATTCCTAAAATTGAAAGCTGGGAAGTGATTTTTTACCTTTCAACTGATAATTGGGGATTACCTGAAAACTGGAGTGATGCTTATGTAGCTTTGAGAACAACTGTAAAAGAAGATGCATTACCAACACCGGTTGAAACTTTTACAATCGGAATTAACGGTTTAGATCCTAATTTTGCATACTTAGAAATGTCTTGGGAAAACTCTCATGTAGCTTTGAAATTTGAAGTTCCAACTGCAAAAACAGCTACAGCAAGTATCGAAAAAACATTGTCTGGTCCAACTTGGAATGATTATTATGCTTCTGCTCAATATTTATTTTCTTCAAATGGGAATATCGAAACTGCAAGAACATACGTTGATAAAGCTTTGGATATGAGTGCTGAAAAACCATATTATGTTTCAAGACTTAAATCGTTAATCCAGGCAAAACAAGGAGATAAAAAAGGTGCGGTTGAAACTGCAAAAGCTTCTTTAGCAGCTGCAGAAGCGGCAAACAATCAAGATTACGTTAAAATGAATAAAGACAGTATCGCTGAATGGAGCAGATAA